A window of Deltaproteobacteria bacterium contains these coding sequences:
- a CDS encoding rubredoxin, with protein sequence MDRYICTICGYVYDPKDGDPDNGVKPGTAFADVPDDWTCPICGAAKDDFQKEG encoded by the coding sequence ATGGATCGATACATCTGCACCATCTGCGGATACGTCTACGACCCGAAGGACGGTGACCCGGACAACGGTGTCAAGCCCGGAACCGCCTTTGCTGATGTGCCCGATGATTGGACCTGTCCCATCTGCGGGGCGGCCAAGGACGACTTCCAGAAAGAAGGCTGA